The following proteins are encoded in a genomic region of Candidatus Paceibacter sp.:
- a CDS encoding class I SAM-dependent methyltransferase has protein sequence MASQERFGFEWGKYSSIDPNHEIQFKKWIYPLSEKDFSGKAVLDAGCGMGRNSYWPLKWGAASATAFDFDHRSVESARKNLAGFKNAEVLYKSIYDIDFKDRFDIAFSIGVVHHLADPHKAVLNMVNSVKKGGEVLVWVYGYEGNEWIVKFVSPVRKILTSKLPPFLLNWLTFLVSAPLYLYVKFFPVKHPYLKQLKGFSFRHVHYIALDQLLPKIANYWKKEEAEALLRDKGLENIQIYQSNGNSWTVVGTRA, from the coding sequence ATGGCTTCCCAGGAGAGATTCGGATTTGAGTGGGGGAAATATTCTTCCATAGATCCGAACCACGAAATTCAATTCAAAAAATGGATATACCCGTTGTCGGAGAAAGATTTTTCCGGCAAGGCCGTTTTAGATGCCGGTTGCGGCATGGGGCGCAACAGTTACTGGCCGCTTAAATGGGGCGCCGCTTCGGCGACGGCTTTTGATTTTGACCACAGAAGTGTGGAGTCGGCGCGGAAAAATCTGGCCGGTTTTAAAAACGCCGAAGTTTTGTACAAATCCATATACGACATTGACTTCAAAGACCGGTTTGATATCGCTTTCTCCATAGGAGTCGTCCATCATCTGGCCGATCCGCACAAGGCCGTTTTGAATATGGTCAATTCCGTAAAAAAGGGAGGCGAGGTGCTTGTCTGGGTTTACGGTTACGAAGGCAACGAATGGATAGTCAAATTCGTTTCTCCCGTCAGAAAAATTCTGACTTCCAAATTACCGCCGTTTTTGCTTAACTGGTTGACGTTTCTAGTAAGTGCCCCGCTTTATTTGTATGTAAAATTTTTTCCAGTCAAGCATCCTTATCTAAAACAACTTAAAGGTTTCAGTTTCCGTCATGTTCACTATATAGCCTTGGACCAACTTCTGCCCAAGATTGCCAATTATTGGAAAAAAGAAGAAGCGGAAGCTCTCTTGCGCGACAAAGGTCTTGAAAACATCCAAATTTACCAATCAAACGGAAACAGTTGGACAGTGGTTGGAACCAGGGCTTAA
- a CDS encoding radical SAM protein: MNNNCSNCDKAAKKPKLGFFKNLVTKYHTVMFTLKFIPNFRAFLRFVKCYARVNLLKKDQIRFVEIFVTLACNARCDFCSNNLFTDKKGNISTEKYLSIIDECAALGVPVVCLIGGEPLLYKDLNKLIARINYHGMVSMIATNGYLLTEEKVKELAEAGLTSITISIHSINEEEHDNILKLKGAYAKAFKAKEYCDKYGMVFQLASVASHHDFTNGNFDKMVEFVEKKKIPLSVNAIIPTGGATKHKDDLLTAADVKKLNEISYKSNYVSTHLTNNFFGFGCPAGNSYLGINATGELFPCFFMPISLGNVHNMSLKEAWDKARSNPVFKKKYKMCYAGVSREFIEKYMDPVFKFENVPIAIEDHPAYDEKKGGLPELEFPETEQAVNYQSSKAAN; this comes from the coding sequence CTGGGATTTTTTAAAAATCTGGTCACAAAATACCACACCGTAATGTTCACGCTGAAGTTTATCCCGAACTTCCGCGCTTTTTTAAGATTCGTTAAGTGCTACGCCAGAGTCAATTTGTTAAAAAAAGACCAGATAAGATTTGTGGAAATATTTGTCACACTGGCCTGCAACGCCCGGTGTGATTTTTGCTCCAATAACCTTTTCACCGATAAAAAGGGTAACATTTCCACCGAAAAATATTTAAGCATCATAGACGAGTGCGCCGCGCTGGGAGTGCCGGTAGTGTGCCTTATCGGCGGAGAGCCGTTGTTGTACAAAGACCTGAATAAGCTCATAGCCAGAATAAATTATCACGGAATGGTTTCCATGATAGCCACAAACGGCTACCTGCTGACGGAGGAAAAAGTCAAAGAATTGGCCGAAGCGGGCCTTACCTCCATAACTATTTCCATTCATTCCATAAACGAAGAAGAGCATGATAATATTTTGAAGCTGAAGGGGGCGTACGCCAAGGCGTTCAAGGCCAAGGAATATTGCGACAAGTACGGAATGGTCTTCCAGTTGGCGAGCGTGGCTTCGCATCACGACTTCACCAACGGCAACTTTGACAAGATGGTTGAGTTCGTGGAGAAGAAAAAAATACCCTTGAGCGTCAACGCCATTATCCCCACCGGAGGAGCGACCAAACACAAAGATGATCTGCTTACGGCGGCAGACGTGAAAAAGCTGAACGAAATTTCTTATAAAAGCAATTATGTTTCCACTCATCTTACCAACAACTTTTTCGGTTTCGGCTGTCCGGCCGGCAATTCTTATCTTGGAATAAACGCCACCGGCGAACTGTTCCCGTGTTTCTTTATGCCGATATCCCTCGGCAACGTCCATAACATGAGCCTTAAGGAAGCGTGGGACAAAGCCAGAAGCAACCCCGTCTTTAAGAAGAAATACAAAATGTGCTACGCCGGAGTCAGCCGGGAGTTTATAGAAAAGTATATGGACCCGGTTTTCAAGTTTGAAAATGTGCCCATCGCCATAGAAGATCACCCGGCGTACGACGAGAAAAAAGGAGGTTTGCCAGAGCTGGAATTTCCGGAAACGGAGCAGGCCGTAAATTATCAATCAAGCAAAGCGGCGAATTAA
- a CDS encoding methyltransferase domain-containing protein codes for MERNYAQKYYSADESGWWFLARRDILWRLVKKISLGKKAEILDYGCGGGYVIRSLNRQGYDNVYGLEISEEAVRVCRASGLNKVFLESDEFFKSKIGKFDAIIASDVIEHIQGDRNILAKWKKMLKSGGNVIIFVPAFNFLWDTHDIENQHFRRYTKAGLKNLLEKEDFIVQRISYWNFVLFFPLLALIVAKKALYFLGLSGKKSDYPRLAFLNIHPPRFINGLLSFIIKVENIILDRMGINLPLGISVFAVAKLKK; via the coding sequence ATGGAACGAAATTACGCTCAAAAATATTACTCGGCTGATGAGTCCGGCTGGTGGTTTTTGGCCAGGAGGGATATTCTTTGGAGGCTCGTCAAAAAAATATCACTCGGAAAAAAAGCTGAGATTCTTGATTACGGATGTGGCGGCGGCTATGTCATTCGTTCTTTAAACAGGCAGGGATACGATAATGTGTACGGTTTGGAGATAAGCGAGGAGGCGGTGAGAGTCTGTCGCGCTAGCGGTCTGAACAAAGTTTTTTTGGAAAGCGATGAATTTTTTAAATCCAAGATTGGAAAGTTTGACGCGATTATCGCTTCTGACGTGATAGAGCATATACAGGGCGACAGAAACATCCTGGCGAAATGGAAAAAGATGTTAAAGTCTGGCGGCAATGTTATAATCTTCGTTCCGGCTTTTAATTTTTTGTGGGACACTCATGACATCGAGAACCAACATTTTAGAAGGTACACAAAAGCCGGTCTCAAAAATCTTCTGGAAAAAGAAGATTTTATAGTGCAAAGAATTTCTTACTGGAATTTTGTTTTGTTTTTTCCTTTGCTGGCGTTGATCGTCGCAAAAAAAGCTCTTTATTTTTTGGGATTGTCAGGCAAAAAATCAGATTACCCAAGGCTCGCTTTCTTGAATATTCATCCACCCCGTTTTATTAACGGACTGTTATCCTTTATAATTAAGGTTGAGAATATTATCCTTGACCGAATGGGAATAAATTTACCCTTAGGTATAAGCGTTTTCGCTGTAGCAAAGTTAAAAAAATAA